The Malus domestica chromosome 10, GDT2T_hap1 genome contains a region encoding:
- the LOC103448786 gene encoding BEACH domain-containing protein C2-like isoform X1: protein MGPQSSGKSTLLNHLFWTKFREMDAYGGRSQTTKGIWIARCVGIELCTIAMDLEGTDGRERGEDEVDGKIVVAGISTTWALESEHASTHLHEWIDLIFGYKQRGKEAIMANNFFFYITYEGTVDIDKISDPVQQRATQDQIAYFGQTPSQLLTFPHLKRLLLADVLHLQKFLAWGLVNGI, encoded by the exons ATGGGTCCGCAGAGCAGCG GGAAAAGCACTTTGTTAAATCATTTGTTTTGGACTAAGTTTAGGGAGATGGATGCTTACGGTGGAAG GAGCCAAACTACAAAGGGTATTTGGATTGCCAGGTGTGTTGGCATTGAGCTGTGCACGATTGCGATGGATTTGGAGGGGACTGATGGGAGGGAGAGGGGCGAG GACGAGGTTGATGGTAAGATTGTTGTGGCTGGTATTTCAACAACTTGGGCTCTTGAAAGTGAGCATGCATCTACGCATTTGCATGAATGGATTGATCTCATATTCGG GTATAAGCAGCGTGGCAAAGAAGCTATAATGgcaaataattttttcttttacattaCCTATGAAGGGACAGTGGATATTGATAAGATCTCAGACCCA GTACAACAGCGTGCAACACAGGACCAGATTGCATACTTCGGGCAAACGCCATCCCAACTGCTTACCTTCCCTCACTTGAAGAGGTTGCTATTAGCAGATGTTCTTCATTTACAG
- the LOC103448786 gene encoding BEACH domain-containing protein C2-like isoform X2, which translates to MGPQSSGKSTLLNHLFWTKFREMDAYGGRSQTTKGIWIARCVGIELCTIAMDLEGTDGRERGEDEVDGKIVVAGISTTWALESEHASTHLHEWIDLIFGYKQRGKEAIMANNFFFYITYEGTVDIDKISDPVQQRATQDQIAYFGQTPSQLLTFPHLKRLLLADVLHLQWNVSLL; encoded by the exons ATGGGTCCGCAGAGCAGCG GGAAAAGCACTTTGTTAAATCATTTGTTTTGGACTAAGTTTAGGGAGATGGATGCTTACGGTGGAAG GAGCCAAACTACAAAGGGTATTTGGATTGCCAGGTGTGTTGGCATTGAGCTGTGCACGATTGCGATGGATTTGGAGGGGACTGATGGGAGGGAGAGGGGCGAG GACGAGGTTGATGGTAAGATTGTTGTGGCTGGTATTTCAACAACTTGGGCTCTTGAAAGTGAGCATGCATCTACGCATTTGCATGAATGGATTGATCTCATATTCGG GTATAAGCAGCGTGGCAAAGAAGCTATAATGgcaaataattttttcttttacattaCCTATGAAGGGACAGTGGATATTGATAAGATCTCAGACCCA GTACAACAGCGTGCAACACAGGACCAGATTGCATACTTCGGGCAAACGCCATCCCAACTGCTTACCTTCCCTCACTTGAAGAGGTTGCTATTAGCAGATGTTCTTCATTTACAG